One Leifsonia shinshuensis DNA window includes the following coding sequences:
- a CDS encoding carbohydrate ABC transporter permease — protein sequence MKLSSPNGIALKWTANILLLLIGVVFVLPLVWVVLASFDGGATLSVAWPKQWTLENFQKVLTPELAFLPLWNSLLLSAGCAILTVIIAVLAAYPLSRYRNRFNRPFLYAILFGTCLPITAMMVPVYSLFVSLNLIDSLGGTILFMAASSLPMAIWMTKNFVDSVPISLEEAAWVDGASSMKTLWTVVVPLVRPGIAVVFIYVFVAAWGNFFVPFVLLLSPDNQPAAVSIFTFFGQYGAVAYGQLAAYSLIYSVPVIALYVIVSRALGGSSALAGAVKG from the coding sequence ATGAAGCTCTCGTCGCCCAACGGCATCGCCCTCAAGTGGACGGCCAACATCCTGCTGCTGCTCATCGGCGTGGTCTTCGTGCTGCCGCTGGTGTGGGTGGTGCTCGCCTCGTTCGACGGCGGCGCGACCCTCTCGGTCGCCTGGCCGAAGCAGTGGACGCTGGAGAACTTCCAGAAGGTGCTCACGCCCGAGCTGGCGTTCCTGCCACTGTGGAACAGCCTCCTGCTGTCGGCCGGCTGCGCGATCCTCACCGTGATCATCGCCGTGCTCGCCGCCTATCCGCTGTCGCGCTACCGCAACCGGTTCAACCGGCCGTTCCTCTACGCGATCCTGTTCGGGACCTGCCTGCCGATCACCGCGATGATGGTGCCGGTCTACAGCCTGTTCGTGTCGCTCAACCTGATCGACTCGCTCGGTGGGACGATCCTGTTCATGGCGGCGTCGTCGCTCCCCATGGCGATCTGGATGACGAAGAACTTCGTCGACTCGGTGCCCATCTCCCTCGAGGAGGCGGCCTGGGTCGACGGCGCGTCGAGCATGAAGACGCTGTGGACCGTCGTCGTCCCGCTCGTCCGGCCGGGGATCGCGGTGGTGTTCATCTACGTGTTCGTCGCCGCCTGGGGCAACTTCTTCGTCCCGTTCGTGCTGCTGCTCAGCCCCGACAACCAGCCGGCCGCGGTGAGCATCTTCACGTTCTTCGGGCAGTACGGCGCGGTCGCCTACGGCCAGCTCGCCGCCTACTCGCTCATCTACTCCGTGCCCGTCATCGCGCTCTACGTGATCGTGTCCCGTGCGCTGGGCGGCTCGTCCGCGCTCGCCGGCGCGGTCAAGGGCTAG